The Paramisgurnus dabryanus chromosome 6, PD_genome_1.1, whole genome shotgun sequence genome has a window encoding:
- the LOC135767196 gene encoding protein NLRC3-like isoform X1, translating to MIMSHDGKNSKTAFKNLMNIRRRETNTSKMSLKSKTNSAYTEPSCVSMKSEDSLHHPPYFSNEAVTSDPRQLYTKPNLQNESEDLHQNSHKPVDDVLQRVKDQHKTMMKNKVESLFEGIKQQENQTLLKRIYTQLYIIEGESEGVNEEHEVLHMEKNTRTQHLQDTTIYCNDIFIPLPEPGHKTENRRRKNKIKSVLTKGIAGIGKTVSVHKFILDWAEGTANQDVDFMFVLPFRELNLIQYNQYSLHKLLLDFHPELQDLDSRVYDECKVVFIFDGLDESRMTLTFSDGEKVSEVTETSSLPVLISNLMKGDLLPSALIWITSRPAAVNQIPSQYINRLTEIQGFDDAQKEEYFRKRISDEHQASRIISHIKRSRSLHIMCHIPVFCWISSTVLQNILKQDHTTEIPKTLTEMYIHFLLIQMNMKNEKYDERDPKKLLQSNREVIVKLSELAFKQLMKGNVMFYEEELRECGIDIIDASVYSGICTEIFREESGIHQRKIYCFIHLSFQEFLAALYVFHYHMSTTMETLKHFASVQDLLKGAVDKALRSKTGHLDLFLRFLLGISLESNQRLLPDLLTHTKNSLDTIREVTQYIKDKIKHDHLSIDRSINLFLCLLEVNDQTLYREIEEFVRSDKQSEKKLSAAHCSAIAYMLQMSEKVLDEFNLRKYNTTQEGRRRLIPAVSNCTTVILADCNLTAECCETLSSCLQSSSCLLRDLDLSNNDLKDSGVKLISDNLKSPDCKLETLRLSGCMVTDEGCCYLASALSSNPSSQLIELDLSYNHPQHSGRQMLSQRLNDPKCKLKKLNLEHGEPCRIKPGLRKYACDLTLDPNTANSRLLLSDDYKTVTYAKEKQLKPKHQERFEGVPQVLCRESLTGRCYWEVNWDEWTRIAVTYKDTSRKEGSNSLFGLDEKSWSLFCNVNGFDIWHNNKIRNIPSPSPHSNRVGVYLDWSAGTLSFYSVSDKQTLTHLHTVNTTFNEPLYPGFLVRYKVSLCQN from the exons ATGATCATGTCTCACG ATGGAAAAAATAGCAAAACTGCCTTTAAAAACCTTATGAATATAAGGAGAAGGGAGACCAACACCTCAAAAATGAGTCTTAAAAGTAAAACCAACTCAGCTTATACAGAACCTAGCTGTGTGTCTATGAAAAGTGAAGACTCCCTTCATCATCCCCCTTATTTCAGCAATGAAGCAGTCACTTCTGACCCCAGGCAGCTCTACACAAAACCAAACTTGCAGAATGAATCTGAAGACCTACATCAGAATTCTCATAAACCAGTAGATGATGTTCTGCAGAGAGTCAAAGACCAACACAAAACCATGATGAAAAACAAGGTTGAGAGTTTATTTGAGGGAATCAAACAACAAGAGAATCAAACCCTCCTGAAGAGGATTTACACACAACTGTACATCATAGAGGGAGAGAGTGAAGGAGTGAATGAAGAACATGAGGTTTTACACATGGAGAAAAACACCAGAACACAACACTTACAAGACACAACAATCTACTGCAATGACATCTTTATACCCTTACCTGAACCAGGACATAAAACAGAGAATAGAAGaagaaaaaacaaaatcaaGAGCGTTCTTACTAAAGGCATCGCTGGAATTGGAAAAACCGTGTCTGTGCACAAGTTCATTCTGGATTGGGCCGAGGGAACAGCCAATCAGGATGTAGATTTTATGTTTGTGCTTCCGTTTCGAGAGCTAAACTTGATTCAATATAATCAGTACAGTCTTCATAAACTTCTGCTTGACTTTCATCCTGAACTTCAAGATCTGGACTCAAGGGTTTATGATGAGTGTaaagttgtgttcatctttGATGGTCTGGATGAAAGCAGAATGACACTGACGTTTTCAGACGGTGAGAAAGTTTCTGAGGTGACTGAGACTTCATCATTGCCTGTGTTAATATCAAACCTCATGAAAGGAGATCTGCTTCCCTCTGCTCTCATCTGGATCACCTCCAGACCAGCAGCAGTCAATCAGATCCCATCTCAATACATCAACCGTCTGACAGAAATCCAGGGATTCGATGACGCTCAGAAGGAGGAATATTTCAGGAAGAGAATCAGTGATGAACATCAAGCCAGCAGAATCATCTCACACATTAAAAGATCAAGAAGTCTCCACATCATGTGTCACATACCAGTCTTCTGTTGGATATCATCCACGGTACTTCAAAACATCCTGAAACAAGATCACACAACAGAAATTCCCAAAACTCTGACTGAAATGTATATCCACTTCCTGCTGATTCAGATGAATATGAAGAATGAGAAGTATGATGAGAGAGATCCAAAAAAACTCCTGCAGTCAAACAGAGAAGTGATTGTCAAACTGTCTGAACTGGCTTTCAAACAGCTGATGAAGGGTAATGTGATGTTTTATGAGGAAGAGCTGAGAGAGTGTGGCATAGACATCATTGATGCCTCAGTGTATTCTGGGATCTGTACTGAGATCTTTAGGGAGGAATCTGGGATACATCAGAGGAAAATCTACTGCTTCATACATCTCAGCTTTCAGGAGTTTCTGGCAGCTCTTTATGTGTTTCACTATCACATGAGTACAACAATGGAGACTCTGAAACATTTTGCCTCAGTACAGGACTTgcttaaaggtgccgtagataAAGCTCTTCGGAGTAAAACAGGACATCTGGATCTTTTCCTGCGATTCCTACTGGGCATCTCACTGGAGTCCAATCAGAGACTCTTACCGGATCTACTgacacacacaaagaacagTTTAGATACCATCAGGGAAGTCACACAGTACATTAAGGATAAAATTAAACATGATCATCTCTCAATTGACAGATCTATCAATCTGTTTCTGTGTCTTCTTGAAGTGAATGATCAGACTTTGTACCGCGAGATTGAGGAGTTTGTGAGATCAGACAAACAATCAGAGAAGAAACTCTCTGCTGCTCACTGTTCAGCAATAGCCTACATGCTTCAGATGTCAGAGAAGGTGCTAGATGAATTTAATCTGAGgaaatacaacacaacacagGAGGGGAGAAGAAGACTCATACCAGCTGTCAGCAACTGCACAACAGTCAT acTTGCTGACTGTAATCTGACTGCTGAGTGTTGTGAAACTTTATCTTCATGTCTACAATCCTCATCTTGTCTTCTGAGAGATCTGGACCTAAGTAACAACGACCTGAaagattcaggagtgaagctcaTCTCTGATAATCTTAAGAGTCCTGACTGTAAACTAGAAACACTGAG ATTGTCAGGTTGTATGGTGACAGATGAAGGTTGTTGTTATTTGGCTTCAGCTCTGAGTTCAAACCCATCATCACAACTGATAGAGCTGGATCTGAGCTACAATCACCCACAACACTCAGGACGTCAGATGCTCTCTCAGAGACTTAATGATCCCAAGTGTAAACTCAAGAAACTAAA TTTGGAACATGGTGAACCTTGCAGGATTAAACCAGGACTACGAAAAT ATGCCTGTGATCTCACACTGGATCCAAACACAGCAAACAGTCGTCTTCTTCTGTCTGATGATTATAAAACGGTCACTTATGCGAAAGAGAAGCAGTTGAAACCTAAACATCAAGAGAGATTTGAAGGTGTTCCTCAGGTTCTGTGTAGAGAGAGTCTGACTGGACGCTGTTACTGGGAGGTTAATTGGGATGAGTGGACTCGTATAGCAGTGACATATAAAGACACCAGCAGAAAAGAAGGGAGTAACAGTTTGTTTGGGCTTGATGAAAAGTCATGGAGTCTCTTCTGCAATGTCAATGGATTTGACATCTGGCACAATAATAAAATCCGGAACATACCTTCACCTTCACCTCATTCTAACAGAGTAGGAGTTTATCTGGACTGGTCAGCAGGTACTCTGTCCTTCTACAGTGTCTCTGATAAACAAACACTCACACACCTTCACACAGTCAACACAACTTTCAATGAACCTCTGTATCCTGGATTTTTGGTTCGTTATAAAGTCTCTCTGTGTCAGAATTAA
- the LOC135767196 gene encoding protein NLRC3-like isoform X2 yields the protein MIMSHDGKNSKTAFKNLMNIRRRETNTSKMSLKSKTNSAYTEPSCVSMKSEDSLHHPPYFSNEAVTSDPRQLYTKPNLQNESEDLHQNSHKPVDDVLQRVKDQHKTMMKNKVESLFEGIKQQENQTLLKRIYTQLYIIEGESEGVNEEHEVLHMEKNTRTQHLQDTTIYCNDIFIPLPEPGHKTENRRRKNKIKSVLTKGIAGIGKTVSVHKFILDWAEGTANQDVDFMFVLPFRELNLIQYNQYSLHKLLLDFHPELQDLDSRVYDECKVVFIFDGLDESRMTLTFSDGEKVSEVTETSSLPVLISNLMKGDLLPSALIWITSRPAAVNQIPSQYINRLTEIQGFDDAQKEEYFRKRISDEHQASRIISHIKRSRSLHIMCHIPVFCWISSTVLQNILKQDHTTEIPKTLTEMYIHFLLIQMNMKNEKYDERDPKKLLQSNREVIVKLSELAFKQLMKGNVMFYEEELRECGIDIIDASVYSGICTEIFREESGIHQRKIYCFIHLSFQEFLAALYVFHYHMSTTMETLKHFASVQDLLKGAVDKALRSKTGHLDLFLRFLLGISLESNQRLLPDLLTHTKNSLDTIREVTQYIKDKIKHDHLSIDRSINLFLCLLEVNDQTLYREIEEFVRSDKQSEKKLSAAHCSAIAYMLQMSEKVLDEFNLRKYNTTQEGRRRLIPAVSNCTTVILADCNLTAECCETLSSCLQSSSCLLRDLDLSNNDLKDSGVKLISDNLKSPDCKLETLRLSGCMVTDEGCCYLASALSSNPSSQLIELDLSYNHPQHSGRQMLSQRLNDPKCKLKKLNLEHGEPCRIKPGLRKYACDLTLDPNTANSRLLLSDDYKTVTYAKEKQLKPKHQERFEGVPQVLCRESLTGRCYWEVNWDEWTRIAVTYKDTSRKEGSNSLFGLDEKSWSLFCNVNGFDIWHNNKIRNIPSPSPHSNRVGVYLDWSAGSASHGVQART from the exons ATGATCATGTCTCACG ATGGAAAAAATAGCAAAACTGCCTTTAAAAACCTTATGAATATAAGGAGAAGGGAGACCAACACCTCAAAAATGAGTCTTAAAAGTAAAACCAACTCAGCTTATACAGAACCTAGCTGTGTGTCTATGAAAAGTGAAGACTCCCTTCATCATCCCCCTTATTTCAGCAATGAAGCAGTCACTTCTGACCCCAGGCAGCTCTACACAAAACCAAACTTGCAGAATGAATCTGAAGACCTACATCAGAATTCTCATAAACCAGTAGATGATGTTCTGCAGAGAGTCAAAGACCAACACAAAACCATGATGAAAAACAAGGTTGAGAGTTTATTTGAGGGAATCAAACAACAAGAGAATCAAACCCTCCTGAAGAGGATTTACACACAACTGTACATCATAGAGGGAGAGAGTGAAGGAGTGAATGAAGAACATGAGGTTTTACACATGGAGAAAAACACCAGAACACAACACTTACAAGACACAACAATCTACTGCAATGACATCTTTATACCCTTACCTGAACCAGGACATAAAACAGAGAATAGAAGaagaaaaaacaaaatcaaGAGCGTTCTTACTAAAGGCATCGCTGGAATTGGAAAAACCGTGTCTGTGCACAAGTTCATTCTGGATTGGGCCGAGGGAACAGCCAATCAGGATGTAGATTTTATGTTTGTGCTTCCGTTTCGAGAGCTAAACTTGATTCAATATAATCAGTACAGTCTTCATAAACTTCTGCTTGACTTTCATCCTGAACTTCAAGATCTGGACTCAAGGGTTTATGATGAGTGTaaagttgtgttcatctttGATGGTCTGGATGAAAGCAGAATGACACTGACGTTTTCAGACGGTGAGAAAGTTTCTGAGGTGACTGAGACTTCATCATTGCCTGTGTTAATATCAAACCTCATGAAAGGAGATCTGCTTCCCTCTGCTCTCATCTGGATCACCTCCAGACCAGCAGCAGTCAATCAGATCCCATCTCAATACATCAACCGTCTGACAGAAATCCAGGGATTCGATGACGCTCAGAAGGAGGAATATTTCAGGAAGAGAATCAGTGATGAACATCAAGCCAGCAGAATCATCTCACACATTAAAAGATCAAGAAGTCTCCACATCATGTGTCACATACCAGTCTTCTGTTGGATATCATCCACGGTACTTCAAAACATCCTGAAACAAGATCACACAACAGAAATTCCCAAAACTCTGACTGAAATGTATATCCACTTCCTGCTGATTCAGATGAATATGAAGAATGAGAAGTATGATGAGAGAGATCCAAAAAAACTCCTGCAGTCAAACAGAGAAGTGATTGTCAAACTGTCTGAACTGGCTTTCAAACAGCTGATGAAGGGTAATGTGATGTTTTATGAGGAAGAGCTGAGAGAGTGTGGCATAGACATCATTGATGCCTCAGTGTATTCTGGGATCTGTACTGAGATCTTTAGGGAGGAATCTGGGATACATCAGAGGAAAATCTACTGCTTCATACATCTCAGCTTTCAGGAGTTTCTGGCAGCTCTTTATGTGTTTCACTATCACATGAGTACAACAATGGAGACTCTGAAACATTTTGCCTCAGTACAGGACTTgcttaaaggtgccgtagataAAGCTCTTCGGAGTAAAACAGGACATCTGGATCTTTTCCTGCGATTCCTACTGGGCATCTCACTGGAGTCCAATCAGAGACTCTTACCGGATCTACTgacacacacaaagaacagTTTAGATACCATCAGGGAAGTCACACAGTACATTAAGGATAAAATTAAACATGATCATCTCTCAATTGACAGATCTATCAATCTGTTTCTGTGTCTTCTTGAAGTGAATGATCAGACTTTGTACCGCGAGATTGAGGAGTTTGTGAGATCAGACAAACAATCAGAGAAGAAACTCTCTGCTGCTCACTGTTCAGCAATAGCCTACATGCTTCAGATGTCAGAGAAGGTGCTAGATGAATTTAATCTGAGgaaatacaacacaacacagGAGGGGAGAAGAAGACTCATACCAGCTGTCAGCAACTGCACAACAGTCAT acTTGCTGACTGTAATCTGACTGCTGAGTGTTGTGAAACTTTATCTTCATGTCTACAATCCTCATCTTGTCTTCTGAGAGATCTGGACCTAAGTAACAACGACCTGAaagattcaggagtgaagctcaTCTCTGATAATCTTAAGAGTCCTGACTGTAAACTAGAAACACTGAG ATTGTCAGGTTGTATGGTGACAGATGAAGGTTGTTGTTATTTGGCTTCAGCTCTGAGTTCAAACCCATCATCACAACTGATAGAGCTGGATCTGAGCTACAATCACCCACAACACTCAGGACGTCAGATGCTCTCTCAGAGACTTAATGATCCCAAGTGTAAACTCAAGAAACTAAA TTTGGAACATGGTGAACCTTGCAGGATTAAACCAGGACTACGAAAAT ATGCCTGTGATCTCACACTGGATCCAAACACAGCAAACAGTCGTCTTCTTCTGTCTGATGATTATAAAACGGTCACTTATGCGAAAGAGAAGCAGTTGAAACCTAAACATCAAGAGAGATTTGAAGGTGTTCCTCAGGTTCTGTGTAGAGAGAGTCTGACTGGACGCTGTTACTGGGAGGTTAATTGGGATGAGTGGACTCGTATAGCAGTGACATATAAAGACACCAGCAGAAAAGAAGGGAGTAACAGTTTGTTTGGGCTTGATGAAAAGTCATGGAGTCTCTTCTGCAATGTCAATGGATTTGACATCTGGCACAATAATAAAATCCGGAACATACCTTCACCTTCACCTCATTCTAACAGAGTAGGAGTTTATCTGGACTGGTCAGCAG GATCCGCCTCTCACGGTGTTCAAGCGCGGACGTAA